From the genome of Amycolatopsis camponoti:
GACACGCAACGGGCCCGTCGCCTCGGGGCGACCGGTGTCGGGCTGTGCCGCACGGAGCACATGTTCCTCGGCGACCGGCGGGTGCTGGTCGAACGGCTGATCCTCGCCGAGACCGAAGCCGAGCGCGAATCCGCGCTCGCGGCGCTGCTTCCGCTCCAGCGCGCGGACTTCGTGGGGATTCTCGAGGAGATGGACGGGCTGCCGGTGACCATCCGGCTGCTGGACCCGCCGCTGCACGAGTTCCTGCCCGACCGCACCGCGCTGACCGCCGAGGTGGCAGTGGCCCGGGCGCTCGGCCGACCGGGGGCGCCGGAGGCCCTGCTGCGCGCGGTCGAGCGGCTGCACGAGGAGAACCCGATGCTGGGCACCCGCGGGGTACGGCTGGGCCTGGTGGTGCCGGGGCTCTACGAGATGCAGGTGCGCGCCATCGCCGAAGCCGCCGCGATCCGCGTCCGCGCGGACGGGAACCCCCGCGTGGAGATCATGATCCCTCTGGTCGGCGACGTGCGGGAGCTGGACATCATGGCCGGGCGCGCCCGGCGGATCCTCGACGAGGTCACCGCCGGGACGAGCTTCCCGTACGAGATCGGCACCATGATCGAGCTGCCCCGCGCGGCGCTGACCGCGGGCCGCATCGCCGGGTCGGCCGAATTCTTCTCCTTCGGCACCAACGACCTGACCCAGACCGTCTGGGGATTCTCCCGCGACGACGTCGAAGCGTCGTTCTTCCCTGCATACCTCGCCGAAGGCATCTTCGCGGTGTCGCCGTTCGAGACGATCGACCGGGACGGCGTCGGCAGGCTCATTGCGGACGCCGTGGCCGCGGGCCGTGCCCGGCGCCCGGATCTCGGCTTGGGCGTGTGCGGCGAGCACGGTGGTGACCCCGAGTCGATCGGGTTCTTCCACGAGGTGGGGTTGGACTACGTGTCCTGCTCGCCGTTCCGGGTCCCGGTCGCCCGGCTCGAGTCCGGCCGCGCCGCCGTGGGGCAAACGGACAGCGCCGTCGACAACCGCTAGAAGCCGAGGCCTCGCCTACATCCCGTTGCCGGACGCCATCCACTCGTCCGGGTCGGGCGCAACCTTTGGGTTGTCGGGGTCGCCGTCGGCGGCCTCGGCACCATCCTCACCGCCGCCGGATTCGGCCTGCTCGTCGACCGGCTGGTCGGGGCGCACGTGTTCGACCCGGCCAACGGCGGCGCCACCGGCGTGTCGGCTGGTCGAACGCGCCCAGGAGGTGATGGTCACCCAGGGGCGTCTGCGGGGCCTGTTGCAGGCGAGCCGGATGGTGACTTCCGATCTGGCGTTGCCGACGCTGCTGAGGCGCATCGTCGAAGCGGCTCGTGACCTGCTCGGCGCCCGCTACGCCGCGTTGGGCGTGATCGCGCCCGGCGGACGGCAGCTGGCCGAGTTCGTGCACACCGGCATGGACTCACAGACGGTCGCGCTCGTCGGACGGCTCCCGGAAGGCAAGGGCTTGCTCGGCGCCCTGATCGACGACCCCCGGCCGATCCGGACCGAGTGCGACCACGGGGAGTTCACCGCGGAAGACGAGGAACTCGCGCTGGCCTTGGCTGCGACGGCGGGGCAGGCGAGGTCGCCGTCGGCGTGCAGGCCGACGACCTCAGCGGGCTCGAGGTTTCCGTCGACCGGACGTTGTCGGGCCGGGTGTTCCGCAGCGGGCAACCGCACCTGGGTTCGTGGGAGGACCACCCGGACCAGGAACCGGCGGTGGCGAGCCTGGTCGACGTCGACGCTGTGCTGGTTGTCCCGATGACCGGTACCCAAAGGGTCGATGGGGTGCTGACCGCCGCGCGGGTGCGCGGCCGTCCTGGGTTCACCCCGGAGGACCTGGAGATGGCTGCCGGGTTCGCCACCCAGGCGTCGGTGTCCATCGAGATCGCCGACACCCGCGCGGAGCAGCACCGCAACGAGATCTACGACGAGCGTGATCAGATCGCCGCTGAGCTGCACGAGCAGGTGATTCAGCGCGTGTACGCGGTGAACCTGTCCTTGCACGCCGCGATCGGGTTGGCGAAGAGTTCGGTGGTGGCGCAGCGGGTCCGGGCGGCCGTGCGGGATCTCGACGGCGTGATCGCCCACATCCAGGACGCCGTCCGCCGGCTCGACGACGCCGATCCGGGCCACGGGCCCGGTGTGCGGGAACGGATCGAAGAGGTTCTCGCCGACACGACCGCCGAGCCGGGGCTGTCGGTGTCGACCCGGTTCGCCGGCAAGCTGGACACCATCGGCACCGGCGAACTCGCCGACGACCTTGTCGCCGCTTTGCGCGACACCCTCGCCCTCGTCGTCCGGCACGCCGCGGCCACGACCGTGGACCTCGCGCTGACCTGCACCGGCCACCAGGTCAGCGTGGTCGTCGAGCACGACGGCCGTCATGGCTCCGGCCGCGGTGACCTCGCCGAGTGGACGGCGGTGGCCGAACGGGCCGAACACCACGGTGGCACGGCGGAGCTGGACGATCGCGGGGTTCGCTGGTCCGTGCCACTGCCGTGACCAGGACGGTCAGCACCTCGCCCGAGGCGATGACCGTCGCGCGGTGGCGCTCCGGCTCGCCGTCGTCTTCGCCGGCCAGCTTCGTGCCGACCGCGACGGGGATCACCCTCACGTGCTTGTCGAGCCGGGTTCGAGCAGGATGTCTTCGAGAGACCGGCGGGGCGTCCACGGCACCGGCGCGCCCCGGCCCAGCCGCAGCACGATCTGCGGCCACAACCCGCCGCCGAGCAGCTGGCGCAGCTCGGAACGGACGGCGGGGACCTCGATCGGCTGGGAGATGAACGAGGCGTCGAGGCCGGCGGCGGTAGCGGTGAGCAGGACCCGCTGCATCGCCTGACCGGCCCGGAGCTGGTCGAGCCGGGTGTCGTCGAAGGAGCCGATGACCACGACCAGCGGGTCGTCTTCGTCGATCCGGCCGCGCCGGGGCGCGTGCCGGGTACCGAAGTCGCGGAGGATCCAGCCGCCGTCGTCGGCGGGCACAGCGCCGCCGGCGTAGGCGGGGACGCCGTCGCGGCTGTGCCGGGCGCGTCCGGTCCAGTGTCGCCATTCGGCGAGGAACTCCGGATTGCTCAGCTGGACCTGGTGACTCTTGTTCACCAGTTCGCGGAGCTGTTCGAGCTGGTTGGCGTCGAGCCGGGGCAGCCAGGCCTGCTCGACTTCGGCGGCGTGCCGGAGCTCGGCGAGCACGGACGCGGGGATGGCGGCCGTCTCGAACGGAGTGCGGTTGGTGTGGCGGCGTGGGATCGTGTCGGCCAGCTGGACGAGCCGCCGGTCGGGTTTGCGGGCGGCGAAGGGCCGGACGAGGGCCAGCAGCGTCGGGTCGTCGCGGCGGGGGAGCAGTGTCGTGGCCGGGTGGGCGCCGAGGGCGTGGATGGCGGTGCGCAGGTTGAACAGCGCGGCCCCGCAGGAGAGCAGTAGCTCCCGGCCGTCCGCGTCCACCACCGGGAGCCCGCGCCCCGGGTCCGCGTGCAGTTCGAGGCCCGCGGGAGTGCAGCGGAAGCGCCAGGGCTGCGTGTTGTGCGTCGACGGGGCGAGCGTCGCAGCGCTGATCACGGACTTCACCTGATCGGAATCCAGCAGACCGATCGGCGTGATGGCTGATGTCATGTTTTCCCTCGCGCCGCGACACGGCACACTGTGGTTCGGAAGGCTCCTCGCGACGATCTCTCAGGTCGCTGGGTCCCGGAAAGGGGAAAAGGTCACCAGCGATGCGAGCAACGCGGAGGTTGTGGGCAGCGTGTCAGTGAAGGAACTCGCCGGAAACGAACCGAACCCCCGGCGGATGGCCGGGACTCTGTCCGGTCTGCGGTTGCGTGAGCTGCTGGGTGACCTGCAGGACCGGATCGAGCTGCTGATCGGCACCCGGGACAAGATGGACGGTCTGCTCGACGCCGTCCTGGCCGTCGCGTCCGGCCTGGAGCTGGACACCACGCTGCGGCGGATCGTGCAGGCGGCGATGGAACTCGGCGAGGCGGAGTACGGCGCGCTCGGGGTGCTGGCCGAGGACGGTTCCCTGTCGGAGTTCGTCTACGTCGGCATCGATGACGAGGCCCGCCGGCTGATCGGCGACCTGCCGACCGGTCACGGGGTGCTGGGTGTGGTCATCGACGAGGCGAAGCCACTGCGGATGGAGGAGATCTCCTCGCACCCGGCGTCGGTGGGGTTCCCGGCGCACCACCCGCCGATGCACTCGTTCCTCGGAGTTCCGGTGCGCGTGCGCGATGAGGTGTTCGGGCGGCTGTACCTGACCGAGAAGAAGAACGGCGAGCAGTTCACCGACGACGACGAGGTCGTCGTGCAGGCCCTGGCCGCCGCGGCCGGCATCGCGATCGAGAACGCGCACCTCTACGAGCAGGCGCAGGTGCGGCAGCAGTGGCTGGCCGCGACCAGTGAGGTGACCACCGAGCTGCTGGGCGGCGGTGACCCGGTCGAGGCGCTGAACTTGATCGCGAGCCGGGCGCTCGAGCTGACCGGCTCGGAGGTCACCATGCTCGC
Proteins encoded in this window:
- a CDS encoding GAF domain-containing sensor histidine kinase codes for the protein MQADDLSGLEVSVDRTLSGRVFRSGQPHLGSWEDHPDQEPAVASLVDVDAVLVVPMTGTQRVDGVLTAARVRGRPGFTPEDLEMAAGFATQASVSIEIADTRAEQHRNEIYDERDQIAAELHEQVIQRVYAVNLSLHAAIGLAKSSVVAQRVRAAVRDLDGVIAHIQDAVRRLDDADPGHGPGVRERIEEVLADTTAEPGLSVSTRFAGKLDTIGTGELADDLVAALRDTLALVVRHAAATTVDLALTCTGHQVSVVVEHDGRHGSGRGDLAEWTAVAERAEHHGGTAELDDRGVRWSVPLP
- a CDS encoding Acg family FMN-binding oxidoreductase; this translates as MTSAITPIGLLDSDQVKSVISAATLAPSTHNTQPWRFRCTPAGLELHADPGRGLPVVDADGRELLLSCGAALFNLRTAIHALGAHPATTLLPRRDDPTLLALVRPFAARKPDRRLVQLADTIPRRHTNRTPFETAAIPASVLAELRHAAEVEQAWLPRLDANQLEQLRELVNKSHQVQLSNPEFLAEWRHWTGRARHSRDGVPAYAGGAVPADDGGWILRDFGTRHAPRRGRIDEDDPLVVVIGSFDDTRLDQLRAGQAMQRVLLTATAAGLDASFISQPIEVPAVRSELRQLLGGGLWPQIVLRLGRGAPVPWTPRRSLEDILLEPGSTST